In a single window of the Vibrio celticus genome:
- the yjjG gene encoding pyrimidine 5'-nucleotidase, which yields MKYDWIFFDADETLFHFDAYQGMKLMFSRFGVDFNEQDYSAYQKVNLPLWVDYQDGRITAAQLKHARFESWATKLETTTAELNSAFLTAMADICSLLPGAKELMESLKGKVNMGIITNGFTELQSIRLERTGMTDYFDHVIISEEVGVAKPDAEIFEHAHKLVGLPAKQRVLMVGDNPHSDILGGLDFGIETCWLNSQEKATPAGINPHYQVKSLADLQALLLA from the coding sequence ATGAAGTACGATTGGATATTCTTTGATGCAGACGAAACCTTGTTCCATTTTGATGCTTATCAGGGAATGAAGCTGATGTTTTCTCGTTTTGGTGTGGACTTCAACGAACAGGATTATTCGGCTTATCAAAAGGTTAACTTACCACTTTGGGTAGATTACCAAGATGGGCGCATTACGGCAGCTCAACTGAAGCACGCGCGTTTTGAAAGCTGGGCAACAAAGCTAGAGACAACAACAGCAGAACTAAACAGTGCATTTTTAACGGCGATGGCGGACATCTGTTCTTTATTACCGGGTGCAAAAGAGTTGATGGAGTCTTTAAAAGGCAAAGTGAACATGGGCATCATTACCAATGGTTTCACCGAGCTGCAATCTATCCGTTTAGAACGCACTGGAATGACAGACTATTTTGACCACGTGATCATCTCTGAAGAAGTGGGTGTTGCTAAACCAGATGCTGAAATCTTTGAACATGCACACAAGCTTGTTGGCTTACCAGCAAAACAACGCGTATTGATGGTCGGAGATAACCCACATTCAGATATTCTAGGCGGACTAGATTTTGGCATTGAAACTTGTTGGTTAAACAGTCAAGAAAAGGCAACGCCAGCGGGTATTAACCCTCATTATCAAGTTAAGTCTTTAGCTGACCTGCAAGCACTTCTATTGGCATAA
- a CDS encoding cation diffusion facilitator family transporter, giving the protein MCDRKSQNENRVLLFSALLASGFAIGGLVLGLLVGSLVIVFDGVYSLISLLLTLLSLAASKYINRPSDREFPFGRAVIEPIVIAIKAVVILLVVGYSLYSALGALMTGGREVDASIATLFGIFNVLGCGYAWWYIANKSKRISSGLIQAESKQWQMDTLLSVAVTAGFVAAWLITFSPLAEYAVYADPMMMLLMSFYFIKVPFDMLREAMRELLMMSANKDICDAVDKNVVAVDKEAEQDLELMGVTKVGPELRINVDIHTNDQQAIAVDDIERTRRQLKRRLSKMPYELQLNLNVAS; this is encoded by the coding sequence ATGTGTGACAGGAAAAGCCAAAACGAAAATCGAGTACTATTGTTCTCAGCCCTTTTAGCATCAGGCTTCGCAATTGGCGGATTGGTGTTGGGTCTTCTCGTTGGTTCTCTGGTCATAGTATTTGACGGTGTCTATTCTCTTATCAGCTTACTGTTAACTTTATTGTCACTAGCTGCTTCAAAATACATTAACCGCCCTTCAGATAGAGAGTTCCCGTTCGGTCGAGCTGTCATCGAGCCGATTGTGATTGCCATCAAAGCCGTTGTGATTCTGCTTGTGGTTGGTTATTCACTTTACTCTGCGCTTGGTGCCCTAATGACGGGTGGTCGTGAAGTTGATGCTTCTATTGCAACTCTGTTTGGGATTTTCAACGTGTTGGGTTGTGGTTACGCTTGGTGGTACATCGCGAATAAGAGCAAACGTATTTCTTCAGGTCTGATTCAGGCTGAGTCTAAACAGTGGCAGATGGATACGCTATTGAGTGTAGCGGTAACAGCGGGTTTCGTAGCAGCTTGGTTAATTACTTTTTCTCCGCTTGCAGAATACGCGGTGTATGCCGATCCAATGATGATGTTGCTAATGTCTTTCTACTTCATCAAAGTGCCTTTCGACATGTTACGTGAAGCCATGCGTGAACTGCTTATGATGTCGGCAAACAAAGATATTTGTGATGCGGTCGATAAGAACGTTGTCGCGGTAGACAAAGAAGCGGAGCAAGATTTGGAGCTGATGGGTGTGACTAAGGTTGGTCCAGAATTACGAATCAATGTTGATATTCATACCAATGACCAACAAGCAATAGCGGTCGATGATATTGAACGTACGCGCCGCCAACTTAAGCGTCGCCTATCGAAGATGCCTTATGAGCTTCAATTGAACCTCAATGTCGCGAGCTAA
- a CDS encoding LysR family transcriptional regulator yields MDYLHLSRVSLKHLTALHIMLNTYSVTQTSEQLCVSPSSVSKTLSQLRDILNDELFYRDGTKLIPTPFALKIAPTVHAILSSMNGLLHQKSFTPQEYQGSFSLSMRESTFEVFASKISKITTELAPNAKLNIYSKQQLGFDALLSGKVNLILLPHDISQPPTDNKELVWETILPDEMVCLMGAHHPLSQQELTVEGYLDYKHIGILDNELSQPYFEQNLVQCHQPREMAISVADFGAAAVLCHHTPFLFTCSKQWAERAKQAQGLVSKPLPFDYGKVAYSLVWNKPNMNDQAIKWLCDLFLEA; encoded by the coding sequence ATGGATTACTTACACTTATCTAGGGTGAGCCTTAAGCACCTCACTGCGCTGCATATTATGCTGAACACCTACAGTGTCACTCAGACCTCAGAGCAACTCTGTGTCAGCCCTTCGAGTGTAAGCAAAACCCTGTCTCAGCTGCGTGACATTCTGAATGATGAGCTTTTCTATCGAGATGGTACCAAGCTTATCCCGACTCCCTTTGCTCTGAAGATAGCGCCCACGGTTCACGCAATTCTTTCAAGCATGAACGGACTGCTTCATCAGAAGAGTTTTACCCCTCAGGAGTACCAAGGAAGTTTTTCACTTTCGATGCGTGAAAGTACCTTCGAAGTATTTGCCTCTAAGATAAGTAAAATCACCACTGAACTCGCGCCAAACGCGAAGCTCAACATCTATTCGAAACAACAGCTCGGCTTCGATGCTTTGCTCAGTGGCAAGGTCAATTTGATCTTACTGCCCCATGATATATCTCAGCCGCCCACCGATAACAAAGAGCTGGTTTGGGAAACAATTCTTCCAGATGAAATGGTTTGTTTGATGGGCGCACACCACCCTCTTTCTCAGCAAGAACTGACGGTAGAAGGCTACTTAGATTACAAACACATTGGCATTTTAGATAACGAACTGTCTCAGCCCTACTTTGAACAAAACTTGGTTCAATGCCACCAGCCAAGAGAGATGGCGATATCGGTCGCGGACTTCGGCGCTGCGGCTGTGTTGTGTCACCACACGCCTTTCCTGTTCACTTGCTCTAAACAGTGGGCTGAGCGTGCTAAGCAAGCTCAGGGCTTAGTGAGCAAGCCCTTGCCTTTTGATTACGGTAAGGTGGCATATAGCTTGGTGTGGAATAAGCCCAACATGAATGATCAAGCGATCAAGTGGTTGTGTGACCTGTTTTTAGAAGCTTAA
- the yddG gene encoding aromatic amino acid DMT transporter YddG yields the protein MLKSHRHSCYGIAAILLWSCLIALSRSVSEQLGPIGGAASLYTVSSILLVCVMGLPKLSRFSKSYLLIGGALFVCYEIFLALALGMANNRHQALEMAVINYLWPALTVLFAVLLSDKKINWLVYPSIFLAFFGVAWSISGDQGLSVDQIAANIATNPKTYSMAFFGAIIWAVYCNYTQRVAKGQNAIVLFFIATAITLWIKYALSDETGMVMTTSAAIDLALAGACMGAGYALWNTAILGGNMVFLATMSYFTPIFATLLSSVILGLSLTMTFWQGVCMVTVGSLACWWVTREKPTAKASDSKKVQSQS from the coding sequence GTGCTGAAATCTCATCGCCATAGCTGCTACGGCATTGCTGCCATTTTACTTTGGAGCTGCTTAATTGCGCTTTCTCGTAGCGTATCAGAACAACTAGGCCCAATCGGTGGCGCTGCCAGTCTTTATACGGTGAGCTCAATTTTGTTGGTCTGTGTTATGGGTTTACCTAAGCTGTCACGCTTCTCTAAGTCGTATCTGCTGATTGGTGGTGCTCTATTCGTTTGTTATGAGATCTTCTTGGCTCTGGCTTTAGGAATGGCAAACAACCGACATCAAGCTTTGGAAATGGCGGTTATCAACTACCTTTGGCCTGCATTGACGGTGTTGTTCGCTGTGCTGCTTAGCGATAAAAAGATTAACTGGTTGGTTTACCCAAGTATCTTCTTAGCCTTCTTTGGTGTGGCTTGGAGCATCAGCGGTGACCAAGGTCTCTCTGTCGACCAAATTGCTGCCAACATTGCGACCAACCCTAAAACCTATTCTATGGCGTTTTTTGGTGCGATTATTTGGGCTGTTTACTGCAACTACACCCAACGTGTCGCTAAAGGTCAGAATGCGATTGTGCTTTTCTTTATCGCTACGGCGATCACTTTGTGGATCAAATACGCATTGAGTGATGAAACCGGCATGGTGATGACAACCAGTGCGGCGATTGATTTAGCGCTAGCAGGCGCTTGTATGGGCGCAGGCTATGCACTTTGGAACACGGCGATTCTTGGCGGCAATATGGTGTTTTTGGCAACCATGTCGTACTTTACGCCAATCTTCGCGACGCTACTTTCCTCGGTGATTTTGGGTTTGTCATTGACCATGACGTTTTGGCAGGGCGTATGTATGGTAACTGTTGGCTCACTGGCTTGCTGGTGGGTAACAAGAGAAAAGCCGACGGCAAAGGCGTCGGATTCCAAAAAGGTTCAATCTCAGTCGTAA
- a CDS encoding ParB N-terminal domain-containing protein — MTIPAPTMRHGVTRKLVYGSSSEGSFNGVKTFLAHMTLSELLRSCSLDLIPEHLRPIYDDIQRVATPRRRNGFEDFCYKHLSGTTDIGSVIPPVLVGCMHGVSFEKSGQINLSDWLEIETENTFVIDGIGRLSTGGAVIGGFDNFLLQVSRDSSARLARRAEIRDQMASLEIPVMFIFKDSGGALTEDEFAQMFVDVNGQQQPLTMNKLMKVLRSDPVTNLARELGELPVIVSHGGMSIEGEKITESSEYIMTLNSLTRFVLGGIGGFSMQSRLKGTREMPDGALLGDTHVNTIKSDLTLFLETWIYEQGDDFSMNRNGFQLVTTLIQSLGLVFHQVWNNCIDLTPASRTNHIYSVAEKLGRLDYSRRARHWSECSFLALSEDGTYKVASGGSTTRKYFAQHLCKKAGLSYT; from the coding sequence ATGACTATCCCTGCGCCAACTATGCGACATGGAGTCACTAGAAAACTAGTATATGGTTCATCCAGTGAAGGCAGTTTCAATGGCGTTAAAACTTTCTTAGCACATATGACATTATCTGAACTATTGAGGAGTTGTTCGTTAGACCTTATCCCCGAACACCTAAGGCCAATATATGATGACATTCAGCGAGTTGCGACACCAAGACGTCGAAATGGATTTGAAGATTTTTGCTACAAACATTTAAGTGGTACAACTGATATAGGGAGTGTTATTCCACCTGTTTTAGTGGGCTGCATGCATGGCGTTAGTTTTGAAAAATCTGGTCAAATTAACTTAAGTGATTGGTTAGAAATAGAGACTGAGAATACATTTGTCATTGATGGTATTGGAAGGCTTAGTACTGGCGGGGCAGTTATCGGGGGGTTCGATAACTTCCTGCTTCAGGTAAGTCGAGATTCAAGCGCACGCCTTGCTCGACGAGCCGAAATCCGAGACCAAATGGCATCATTAGAAATCCCGGTAATGTTCATTTTCAAAGATTCTGGAGGAGCTTTAACAGAAGATGAATTTGCTCAGATGTTTGTCGACGTTAACGGCCAACAACAACCATTAACTATGAACAAACTAATGAAAGTGCTTCGCTCAGATCCAGTAACTAACCTTGCTCGTGAACTAGGTGAGCTACCTGTTATCGTTTCCCACGGTGGAATGTCGATAGAAGGAGAGAAGATTACAGAGTCTAGCGAATACATTATGACTCTAAACTCACTAACTCGATTTGTGCTTGGAGGTATTGGTGGGTTTAGTATGCAGAGTCGACTAAAAGGAACCAGAGAAATGCCTGACGGTGCTCTTTTGGGAGATACACATGTCAATACAATTAAGAGCGATCTGACACTTTTCCTCGAAACATGGATCTACGAACAAGGAGATGACTTTTCAATGAATAGGAACGGCTTTCAGCTTGTTACGACACTGATTCAGTCTTTGGGTTTGGTGTTCCATCAAGTATGGAATAATTGTATTGACCTCACTCCTGCGAGTCGCACCAATCATATTTATTCTGTAGCTGAAAAATTAGGCCGTTTGGACTATTCGAGAAGAGCTCGACATTGGTCAGAGTGTTCGTTTCTTGCTTTATCTGAAGACGGAACTTATAAAGTCGCTTCTGGTGGTTCAACTACGAGGAAGTATTTTGCTCAACATCTATGTAAAAAAGCAGGATTATCATACACCTAA
- a CDS encoding YjjW family glycine radical enzyme activase, giving the protein MKISDLTTQMARVKNNKTEKQAKVSRVLTFSCVDGPGNRLVLFLQGCNFDCITCHNPHTINHCNHCGDCVSGCPSHALSMVDGKVKWDPAACTNCDKCIDICDHKSSPKITTMTVSEVLELVRHNQFFLSGITVSGGEATMQLPFIIELFQAIKRDPQLAHLTCFIDSNGSLSLQGWDKVLPYLDGAMIDLKSWQSETHQWLVGRGNHRVFETINYLADKGKLHEARLLHIPNKSDLEDEIEQVGRYLKTLPSDVRIRLNAFQHHGVIGDALDWPKCTEKQMQSFHDKLYTIVQRPMQTPEVYT; this is encoded by the coding sequence ATGAAAATTTCTGATCTAACAACTCAAATGGCTAGGGTTAAAAATAATAAGACAGAAAAACAAGCGAAGGTCAGCCGTGTGCTGACCTTTTCTTGTGTTGACGGCCCGGGAAATCGCTTGGTGCTGTTTCTTCAGGGCTGCAACTTTGACTGTATTACCTGCCACAACCCACACACAATCAATCACTGTAACCATTGTGGAGATTGTGTGAGTGGCTGTCCAAGCCATGCTTTAAGCATGGTTGATGGCAAAGTGAAGTGGGACCCAGCAGCTTGCACCAACTGCGATAAGTGCATTGATATCTGCGACCATAAGTCGAGCCCGAAAATTACCACAATGACGGTCTCAGAGGTTCTGGAGCTTGTCAGGCATAATCAGTTTTTCTTGAGTGGCATTACCGTTTCTGGCGGTGAAGCGACCATGCAGTTGCCGTTTATCATAGAATTGTTTCAAGCGATTAAACGTGATCCACAGTTAGCGCATCTCACGTGTTTTATTGATAGTAATGGTTCGCTGTCACTTCAAGGGTGGGACAAGGTGTTGCCTTATCTTGATGGCGCGATGATTGACCTAAAATCATGGCAATCGGAAACACATCAATGGTTAGTGGGCAGAGGCAACCATAGGGTGTTTGAAACCATTAACTACTTAGCAGATAAAGGAAAACTGCACGAAGCTAGGTTGCTGCATATTCCAAATAAAAGCGATCTTGAGGACGAAATTGAACAAGTGGGGCGTTACTTGAAGACTCTACCAAGTGATGTTCGAATTCGGCTGAATGCGTTTCAGCATCATGGTGTCATTGGCGACGCGTTAGATTGGCCGAAATGCACCGAAAAACAGATGCAGAGCTTTCACGATAAGCTCTACACCATAGTTCAAAGACCGATGCAAACTCCTGAGGTTTATACCTAG
- a CDS encoding DUF2326 domain-containing protein: MQIRRLIVSEGELIIRDVIFNEGLNIITNSGTNGNQIGKSTTLRIINFCLGSSGENIWLDPDNKVKNEDIFNKLVHSPVLFNLVIFVNGTTYNIVRHFEQRGKKIYRMSTINGASFNSVKAFKNEISSIFGYSCDNPSFPTIKNRFTRLNKSVANRLLDYNHTYTSNDQYKLIYSHMFGFDGHKELQAEYANKQEISSLNQRRSALLNGNSIAAYQDKLRSIDDELDQLYEAENSYDIVGAQSKAIENVRITRENIARLSMKISQLEIRINYNLSTIKDYESKVSDIDIETVKSIYDEATTLVPTVYKTFEETMNFHNSLFVKKAEFVRNQNVSLSQEISSLKRELNALLLKEKELIKGISNESHLGGFILIEKEIQAQRELRGKLSYVVEEVSSIDEDIFLLEQENINLCSFISKKLTNFEAKIGIFNESCNEITKEVFKKFSIYFGSAIDGESTINFSLVNADKTTGDGSPRAAAMAIDMAFVEYVSKSGAKLPMFTLQDYLEAADLDKLTKLFNIANKRKIQTIVSVLNDKLALLPDALIDKHSVLTLSTEDKFFGV, encoded by the coding sequence ATGCAAATCAGAAGGCTAATTGTAAGTGAAGGCGAATTAATTATTCGAGATGTAATATTTAATGAAGGATTGAATATTATTACAAACTCCGGAACTAACGGAAATCAAATAGGTAAAAGCACCACTTTAAGAATAATAAACTTTTGTCTTGGTTCATCGGGTGAAAACATTTGGTTAGACCCAGACAATAAAGTAAAAAACGAAGATATTTTTAATAAATTAGTTCATTCACCAGTTTTATTTAATTTAGTTATATTTGTAAATGGAACAACATATAATATTGTTAGGCATTTTGAACAAAGAGGTAAAAAAATATATAGAATGAGCACTATCAATGGTGCTTCGTTTAACTCTGTGAAAGCATTCAAAAACGAAATATCCTCTATCTTCGGATATTCTTGTGATAATCCTTCATTCCCAACAATCAAAAACAGGTTCACTCGATTAAACAAATCAGTAGCAAATAGACTTCTAGACTATAACCATACATACACATCTAATGATCAGTATAAGTTAATATATTCTCACATGTTCGGCTTTGATGGACACAAAGAACTGCAAGCCGAATACGCCAACAAGCAAGAGATTTCATCTTTAAACCAAAGAAGGTCCGCTTTGCTAAACGGGAATAGCATAGCTGCTTATCAAGACAAGCTAAGGTCTATAGATGATGAGCTAGATCAACTTTATGAGGCAGAGAACTCTTACGATATCGTAGGCGCACAAAGTAAAGCTATAGAGAATGTTCGTATTACGCGAGAAAATATTGCTCGTTTATCAATGAAAATATCTCAGCTTGAAATACGTATAAACTACAATCTAAGTACTATAAAAGACTACGAGTCTAAAGTATCTGACATTGACATAGAAACGGTAAAGTCTATTTATGATGAGGCAACTACACTAGTACCAACAGTGTATAAAACCTTTGAAGAAACGATGAATTTTCACAATTCTCTCTTCGTAAAAAAGGCAGAATTTGTTAGGAATCAAAATGTAAGTCTTAGCCAAGAGATTAGTAGTTTGAAACGCGAGTTAAACGCGTTGCTTTTAAAAGAGAAAGAGCTAATTAAAGGAATTTCGAATGAGTCGCATCTAGGTGGCTTCATTCTTATAGAAAAAGAAATTCAAGCGCAAAGAGAGCTTAGGGGCAAACTATCATACGTAGTAGAAGAAGTATCTAGCATTGATGAAGATATTTTCTTATTAGAACAAGAGAATATTAATCTTTGTTCTTTCATCTCTAAAAAACTAACAAATTTTGAAGCTAAGATAGGGATATTTAACGAATCATGCAATGAAATTACTAAAGAAGTATTTAAAAAATTTAGCATATATTTCGGTTCCGCAATCGACGGGGAAAGTACTATTAATTTTTCTCTAGTAAATGCAGATAAAACAACAGGTGATGGTTCTCCAAGAGCAGCAGCAATGGCAATTGACATGGCTTTTGTTGAGTATGTGTCAAAGTCTGGTGCTAAGTTGCCAATGTTTACTCTACAAGACTATTTAGAAGCAGCTGATTTAGATAAGCTAACTAAGCTCTTTAATATAGCAAATAAACGAAAGATACAAACAATAGTGTCAGTATTAAATGATAAGCTGGCTTTGTTACCTGACGCGTTGATTGACAAGCACTCAGTACTCACTCTTTCGACAGAAGATAAATTTTTCGGAGTATAA
- a CDS encoding YjjI family glycine radical enzyme: MSHQSASSTSSPLSEQQQRFSNIISDAKLSPKQKSSYLALEAEASLPYMPVNKEVEQALQQGVLCDMFEGHAPFKPRYVLPDYSKYLHQGSEYLELSAATNFDEALNMLTILYHHVPSVTSIPVYLGQLDDVLMPFVGDLTEEQVYQKIKLFWIMLDRTLPDAFMHVNIGPKDNIICRTILHVDAELKQIAPNLTFMYDPAVTPDDLLRHAASNICECSKPHIANYPLHAEAYGDKRFGIVSCYNSLPLAGGSNTLVRMNLKQVALKSEDSADFLQHVLPNYSGIMVELMNARSRFLHEESNFFEGFLTKEGLIEEDRFAPMFGIYGMAEAVNILMEKEGQAGRYGHDELANQLGHRISEKLSEIVESSEVQYGLEGKALLHAQGGISLDEDVTPGVRIPYGTEPDPVSYVRATAGHHKFYTSGISDILTIDETVKSNPEAMFNLCKGAIQAGYREFTANVASNDLVRVTGYMIKLSDIAKYDEQGSRTNTTFLGAEAAKNTGILERKPRVVSLEMSPTYE, from the coding sequence ATGAGCCACCAATCTGCGTCATCTACTTCTTCACCACTTTCAGAGCAACAACAACGCTTTAGCAATATCATTTCAGATGCCAAACTGTCACCAAAACAGAAGTCGAGCTATCTTGCATTAGAAGCTGAAGCCAGCCTGCCGTATATGCCGGTAAACAAAGAAGTAGAGCAAGCCTTACAACAAGGTGTGCTGTGTGACATGTTTGAAGGACACGCCCCATTTAAGCCGCGCTATGTACTTCCAGATTATTCTAAATACTTACATCAAGGCTCAGAGTATTTAGAGCTTAGTGCGGCAACCAACTTCGATGAAGCATTGAACATGCTTACCATCCTTTACCACCATGTTCCTTCTGTCACTTCAATCCCGGTTTACCTAGGTCAGTTGGATGATGTGTTGATGCCTTTCGTGGGTGACTTAACGGAAGAGCAGGTATACCAAAAAATTAAACTTTTCTGGATCATGTTGGATCGCACACTGCCAGACGCGTTTATGCATGTGAATATCGGCCCGAAAGACAACATTATCTGCCGTACGATTTTACATGTAGACGCTGAATTGAAGCAGATCGCGCCAAACTTAACCTTTATGTACGACCCAGCTGTGACACCTGATGATCTACTTCGTCATGCGGCGAGCAACATCTGCGAATGCAGTAAACCACATATTGCAAACTATCCCCTGCATGCCGAGGCTTACGGCGACAAACGTTTTGGTATTGTGAGCTGCTATAACTCTTTGCCGTTAGCGGGCGGTTCCAACACCTTGGTGCGTATGAACCTTAAGCAAGTGGCGTTGAAGTCTGAGGACAGTGCTGATTTCTTACAACACGTATTACCGAACTACAGTGGCATCATGGTCGAACTTATGAACGCACGTAGTCGCTTCTTACATGAAGAGTCTAACTTCTTCGAAGGCTTCTTAACCAAAGAAGGTTTGATCGAAGAAGATCGCTTTGCGCCAATGTTCGGTATTTATGGCATGGCAGAAGCAGTCAACATCTTGATGGAGAAAGAGGGGCAAGCAGGGCGTTATGGTCACGATGAACTGGCTAATCAACTTGGTCATCGTATCTCTGAAAAGCTGTCTGAGATCGTTGAAAGCTCTGAAGTGCAGTATGGATTAGAAGGTAAGGCTCTGCTGCATGCTCAAGGCGGTATTAGCTTAGATGAAGATGTGACGCCGGGTGTCCGTATTCCTTATGGTACCGAACCGGATCCAGTCTCTTACGTTCGTGCAACCGCGGGTCACCATAAGTTCTACACCTCGGGCATCAGCGACATCTTGACCATCGACGAAACAGTAAAATCTAACCCTGAAGCGATGTTCAACTTGTGTAAAGGTGCGATTCAAGCGGGTTACCGTGAGTTCACGGCTAATGTGGCATCAAACGATTTGGTTCGTGTCACGGGTTACATGATTAAGCTGTCTGACATTGCCAAATATGACGAGCAAGGTTCACGCACCAATACTACCTTCTTAGGTGCTGAAGCCGCGAAGAATACAGGCATATTAGAGCGTAAACCACGCGTAGTGAGCTTAGAGATGTCGCCGACATACGAATAG
- a CDS encoding LysR family transcriptional regulator, translating to MNLSQVQAFCSVADLGSVSEAARQLECNRTKLSMSIKALEKELDVELFVRSGNHVELSEAGKAIYKDCEGMLVTAARIKQTCLHVSGEFNAEIWIARDDSLPDEMWQDLSHALNNKYPSTSFNFVLASSGDLANLVETQQVDFAFGVDYERVDDPRIIYNPLGKIRMMSVCKKGHDLSAMRRVSDEVLRNSMQATMVYLNEKDNPELEPFSRRYIGFSSFDFMLDTILREDAWGVMPEPLIRHLLREQELAVIKHTYGLTQEDYCMFTAAGMAEHPGMNWLADQLSDYLFDF from the coding sequence ATGAACCTTTCTCAAGTCCAAGCCTTTTGTTCCGTTGCTGATTTAGGATCAGTTTCTGAAGCTGCACGCCAGTTAGAATGCAACCGAACCAAACTCAGCATGTCGATTAAAGCCTTGGAGAAAGAGTTAGATGTCGAGCTGTTCGTCCGCAGCGGAAACCACGTTGAGCTTTCAGAAGCGGGTAAAGCGATTTACAAGGATTGCGAAGGCATGTTGGTGACAGCCGCGCGTATTAAACAAACCTGCTTGCATGTTTCGGGCGAATTCAACGCGGAGATTTGGATAGCACGAGATGACTCACTACCCGATGAAATGTGGCAGGACTTATCTCATGCCTTAAACAACAAATACCCTTCTACCTCGTTCAACTTCGTTCTCGCGTCGAGCGGTGACTTAGCTAACCTAGTTGAAACTCAGCAAGTCGACTTCGCATTTGGCGTCGATTACGAACGTGTCGATGACCCAAGAATTATCTACAATCCGCTTGGTAAAATTCGAATGATGTCTGTGTGTAAGAAAGGGCATGATTTGAGTGCGATGCGACGAGTGTCTGATGAGGTACTGAGAAATTCGATGCAAGCGACCATGGTTTATCTTAATGAAAAGGATAATCCAGAGCTTGAGCCCTTCTCGCGTCGTTACATTGGCTTTTCTAGCTTCGACTTTATGTTGGATACGATTTTGCGTGAAGATGCATGGGGCGTAATGCCAGAGCCACTGATTCGTCACTTGCTACGTGAACAAGAATTAGCGGTGATCAAACACACCTACGGCCTGACTCAAGAAGACTACTGTATGTTTACCGCAGCTGGCATGGCGGAGCACCCGGGAATGAATTGGTTAGCCGACCAGCTTAGTGACTACTTGTTTGATTTCTAG
- a CDS encoding class I SAM-dependent DNA methyltransferase — MAKQWDEYAVDWDKDPATAVFAQSVFDQLTQLVDLNGTRVLDFGCGTGLLSQKISPLAKEIIALDISEGMIEELDKKELPNVEPVVDILSRGLAAQHPAFRNQFDLVVASSVCGFIPNLQDTVSLIYTLLENDGTFVHWDWYLESDSEDYGVSQQRSENVLSAAGFAVVEVSTPFSIDTPQGELKVLMGVGRKQALPDL, encoded by the coding sequence ATGGCGAAACAATGGGACGAATACGCCGTTGATTGGGATAAAGATCCCGCAACCGCAGTATTCGCACAGTCCGTATTTGACCAGTTAACACAGCTCGTTGATTTAAACGGAACCCGTGTCCTTGATTTTGGTTGTGGTACAGGACTACTCAGCCAGAAAATATCTCCTTTAGCAAAAGAGATCATCGCACTTGATATCTCTGAAGGGATGATTGAAGAGTTAGATAAGAAAGAGTTACCTAACGTTGAACCGGTAGTTGATATTTTATCGCGCGGACTTGCAGCGCAGCATCCAGCATTCAGAAACCAGTTTGACCTAGTGGTAGCCTCTTCGGTGTGTGGTTTTATCCCGAACCTACAAGACACAGTCAGTCTGATTTACACGCTGCTTGAAAACGACGGCACGTTTGTACACTGGGATTGGTACTTGGAAAGTGACAGTGAAGACTACGGTGTAAGCCAACAGCGATCAGAAAATGTATTGAGCGCAGCGGGCTTTGCAGTGGTTGAGGTCTCTACACCGTTCTCGATTGACACTCCACAAGGAGAGTTAAAGGTATTAATGGGTGTTGGACGTAAACAAGCGCTTCCAGATCTGTAA
- a CDS encoding ABC-three component system middle component 6, producing the protein MIISNSQTQRLTLFFIGSNIISLIKQHQFNSIEPLILYNNYCERVEHISISYFLFGLDWLYISGLAKYNESGDIILCKSEG; encoded by the coding sequence GTGATCATTAGTAATTCTCAAACGCAAAGATTAACTCTGTTTTTTATTGGTTCGAATATAATAAGCTTAATTAAACAACATCAGTTTAACTCTATTGAGCCTCTAATATTATACAATAATTATTGTGAAAGAGTTGAACACATATCAATTTCATACTTTCTTTTTGGATTAGACTGGCTCTACATTTCCGGTTTAGCAAAATATAACGAATCGGGTGATATTATACTATGCAAATCAGAAGGCTAA